The DNA region GTTAGAGAGAAAAACAGCAGTAATGTATCTCAAAGAATTGTaaaaataacatagaaaaatATGGTTATATAACAAGCACAATAAGCCTTTAATTTcgatgaaacttttttttaaagaaaaatttaaaagtcagacAGGGCAtttatttcaaaagaagaaaatgtcagAGTGTAAGGCTGCAAAAGTTAAACTGAGCCGTTTGCTTGAGGATAACGCAGCAGAAAATTATACATTGGTCTCTTAAGTTGTTTATCACTCAGAAAGCCCAAGGatatttaagatattttcaactcACAGAAAATCCTGATTGTACAAAaccatgtgaaaaaaaattgtacatGTCATCTCTATTAATAGAGAGGGACCATCTCTATTAGAATTATTCGGACAAGTTCCAATTTCACTAGAATCTCCTAGAGTCAATACACCGGTATTGAGAGGAATGAATCAAATAATTCAAGCTCAGTGGGCATGTTTCAGATTCTGATATTGCCTTTGTTGTAGTTATAATTCCTGCTAACATTTTAGGGGACAAAAGCTACATTCAAATCTGGTAGAACAATGCTGAATACTCAGTGGTCCTTAAACTAGCCCTGGTTTAGGTAGCTTTCACTGATGCTATTTATTAGATCTGACAGGGTTGTTGGCAAGATTAAATGAGAGGATGTATGCAAAGCACCTGTAGCATCATGCCTGGCACAAAAATGCAGATTCACTTCCCCTGGAAGAACCCAGCTAAAGAACTGTGCCTCCATCGTAATATTATACGTTTCTTTAGCAATCTGtaattttcaaagttcatccatcaTCCAAACACAGAGTAGGAGGAACACAGTTCgaaatgtgtttttaattatCTCTGAATTTAAAGGGTTTTGTTTCCCAGCTCCTTTCCCTGGCCCAGGAATTAACTGTAAAAAGGTAACCAGACATGATAAAATTAGTTCAGCTAATCTTTGAAATAAAGACCTTAAACATTCTCTGTGGGCCAAGAGCTTTCAAACTTCTTTTTGAAAGCACAGGTCCCCCTCCCTCTCCAAATTCCAGCTTATTGGATGTCTTGTTAAATCCGGTGATAAGAGCGGGGCTGGTCTGGCTGAAGCAGGATTTGGAACCACCCACCAGACCTCCCCTACTCAGTGGTCCCTCTGTAGAACCCAGAAACTCTCTGTTTTAAAACACTCCCTCATTCTATAAAtgtggaaaccaaggcacagagaggtccagAACCTTGCCAAAGGTTTTGTCATCTAGTAAAGCCAAGTCTAGGATCTAAAAGTCTACCTCATCCTAGTTGCCTCCTTGGAGTCAGGACCACAGTCTGTATTCTCAGGACCAAAGGCTGACATTTCTTACACATGACTATTCATCATCCAGAAATACTGCAACTGTATAAATCTAAGATAGGCAGCTGGAATTGTAAATAAACTGAACTGCTTCCACTTAACAAAGGTCAAATGGAAGCATATTAGTTATCAGCCTTCCCTTAAGGGGATAAAAATAGCATTCTCTGGCTGCCAAAAGAACTACAACCCACCCATAGGGGGAATTTATCAGTTTCTGGAACAAAGATAAAGGAAGTCAAAGAACCGCCTTCCAGGTTATTCTAGATGTACAGGGTAAGTAGCCCTATtactgctggatttttttttttttttttgcctcaccacagggctggtgggatcttagttccccaaccagggattgaacccaggccctcagcagtgagagtgcagagtcctaaccactggaccactggaccaccaggaaattccccatTACTGCCAGATTAATGGAGGATCTGATAACAGTCATTGCTCCTTGCTTACCCATAGAcactttccccttctttctttttttctttttttttttttcttttttttgtttgcagtaggtgggcctctcactgttgtggcctctcccgttgcggagcacaggctccggacgcataggctcagcggccatggctcacgggcctagccgctccacggcatgtgggatcttcctggactggggcacgaacccgtgtcccctgcatcggcaggtggactctcaaccactgctccaccaggaaagccctccccTTCTTTCTTGATTAtagaactctgattttatgcaggGTGTTCCCAGCTAAAAGACtaaatttcccagcctcccctgcagatACTTATGACTCTACAACTAGGTTCTGGCCAATCAGATTTAAGTAGTCATGGGGTAGGACTTTTAGGAAAGCCTTTATAGTAGTATGGCCTTTtgccattttttcctttctgttgtcCTTTCTGTGACCTGGAACTTGGATGTGATGGCTGCAATTCTAGCAGCTATCTTGTTATTTTGAGGATATAAGCCTTGcaccaaaaataacagaacaggaagagagaaaaagcctCAGTCCCTGGTAACTTCATGAAGAAGGCATCAAAACAGCCCTGTACTAccttacctctctctctctctctctctctctctctctctctctctgtgtgtgtgtgtgtgtgtgtgtgtgtgtgtaagaataaATCCTTCAAGGACAAATTTACAGTGGTTAGGTCCCTTTTACTAGCAGCTGAACACAATCTCTAACCAACATAGACCTTGGACTCAGTGGCAGAAGCTAGAGGATCCATGCATAGATACTTAAGGAATGTGGTGATTCTGGCAAAGGAAGAAATTCATCACATGCCCTGCCTTACTCCTTGCCAGATTTTCAAGGAAAGTTCCAGAGCAGGTTAGCAGAGGGCAAGTACCCACAGGTTAAAATCAGATGCCTAGTAACTGAACTTATCAAAGTCTGGCAGGAAAAGAATAAATCTGTGAAAGTGGAGGGTGCCAGGGTGACCAGGGTGGGGACCCGCATCACTTCTTCCACTGCATCTGGCCAGGAGGGGGGCCCATTTTGTacctcttccaggttgcagaaCTCCTGACGCAGGGCTACCTTCAGATCAACGCGTTCTCTCCCACGTCTCGATGCTATCAGACACATCTTGGTCAAATGTGGGACCTGAtcagaggacacaggttcttAGTGGAGAAGTCTGAGGGCTCCTGCTCTGCCTAAAAATGCAGCCAGAGCTTTGTCACTCCAGCTGAACAGGCCAACACCCACATCCAGGCTCCCCAGCTCCCTCTGAGGGCCACCTCTGTGGTTTCAGGAATCCACTTGTCACAGCACCCTGGTAAACAAGGTGTTTTAGAGGGGGCTCTCCGGTGCTCCTAACTTGGTCAGCTATTTCCATGCTGTACAATCTTGGGTAGGGCACTtaccctctctaagcctcagtgttctcatctgagGAATGGAGCAATAATAATACCCACTTTAAAAGGCAGTGGTGAGGCTTAAACGAGTTAACCTTTATAAGGTagttagaacagtgcttggcacatcaCAAGTGCTCAACAGACATCAGCTATTAATATCACtgagttatttttgtttcttttcaaagaGAACTGTCTTAAAATTTCTCCATCATATTCTCTCCCACTATCAACAGGtgcccccttttctctcttctacaCATTTCCTGGATGGTTGGCACTCTTGTTCCCCATAAAGGCCAATCTCCTTCTGTGCATTACCTTTTTCacaccccaattttttttttttttaacctgggatCTTGGAAATGTTTCCTTTAAAGTATCACCAGTTTTCAATTCTTTCAATCCTCCTGTCTCAAGTTACACAGTCATAACTATGCCATAGCCGTAACTCTTGAGACTGCTAGTTCAAATGGAAAAGTACCTATCGGCTAAGCCTTTAACCTTTAATATCAGAGGTCCCAGCTTCACTATAATTCCACACCAGTTATCCTCCTAAGGCACACATATGTATTAAAACATATCAATTTCACCAAcgatttgacttttaaaatggaTTGGAGTTTGGGAAAGACATACAAAGTAAAACAGAGTGtaagtggcttttaaaaaaaattggatatACCTTGTAGAATAGCTCCAATAACATCTTTTGGCGAGCTCGCTCATAAGGGTCACATGGATACAGCTTCCTTCCAGGGTAAGCGTCATCCAGGTACTCACAAGCAATGGCAGAGTCATAGATCAGTTGACATTTGCTGTTCTCCAGGACAGGAATTTGGCCAAAAGGGTGCTTTGTAAAGAACCATTCAGGCTTGTTTCTCAGGTTAATGTTGATGACTTCATGTCTTACAAAGCAAAGGGAAAACAGGACAGAACAAAACTGAAAGGCTTAGGCAGGCAGACACTCATCTTGAAAGCAGAAGCAATCAacccataaaattaaaatttgccataagtttttttttaatttaggtttgtacaaagaaaaatacataacaaCATCGTCTTCATTCCTGCAGTAAGATGTGCTCGATGTTTTCGATGCCTTATCCCATTAACTCCTCATGATGAGCAGCAACGGAGGGGAGGCAAAGAAAACACTTAACACAGCCCCTGTGAGAAACAAGCCTCCCTGTGGTTGAATCTCCTGCCCAATATCACCCACTAAGAAGTGGCAGAGCCGGGATGGGAGGCCAGGAGGTCTGACCCAGAGCTCACAAGCTTAACCATGGCACCACAGATTTCAGGACATTTTAAAGTTCGAAAGTACAAATCTGATATCCGGAGACATTTTTCATTTGCCacagctggagggagggggattCTACTGCCATCTAacgggtagaggccagggatgccgtTAGACATCcagcagtgcacaggacagctcctccCTCACCAAACACACAGAGCAAAGAACTATCCAGCTCCGAATGGCAACAGTGCCAAGGGTGAGAAACCCTGCCCCAAAGAAGTATTTACATCAGTTCCTAAGCTGCCACTTCATCACTGGGGGTAAAACAtcaattgttatttttcttaaaaaaaaaaaaaaaagtaaccttaAGGCCAAGTAGAATTGAGCAAGAGGGAAGAACCTGGAAATATAAGCCATAGAAACTCCACACAGCAGAAttacataattttctttaaaacatctcTGTATTAGTCTCTGCATCTCTTTAACATGAATCCGAAACTCCCCAACTACCGATTCTCCAAGGCCAGAGTCAAGAGGCTGGAGTAACACTTCTCAACACCTTGGCTTTGAGCTGGTCCATCCAGCCATCCACATTCCAGCAAAGTTGCTCTGCCTTCCAAATCCAGATGTCCTTTGCAGGAGCTTGTCTTGCAAAATTCCTTCTGGACGGGTGTGTACCTGTTTATCAGGTGTGTGGGAAACTTCAAGACACCTCTTTGATAGCAGTTCCTTCTAGTTCACTGTTTGGaactatttgttcattcattcaaaaaatagttttaagcacctactacgtgccaggctctCTTCTGGCCCATGAACAAGAGAGACAAGTCCCTACCTTCAAGAActtacatttgtgtgtgtgtcagtgtgtgtttctatgtgtgttgggggaggggctgggagatgTAAAGgaaagatggataaacaaataagaaaacattgcAAGCGCAATGAAGAGAACAGAACTGACCTGAAGacgcctggggtggggtggggtttaCACTGGACGGAGCAGTCAGAGAAGGCCCCGGTAGCCTCCGTGGTGCCTTTCTTCACAAGCTCTAGGGGAGGAACCAGCTCACCCAGCCATCATTCAGTTTACTCTGAGCTGTCCTAAAAGTCTCCTGCACAGGCCTGTCTCTGCATTTCAGGACGGCACTCTCAAGAACCTGTCCTTTGCTAACCGTTTATTGACTTTGCCTCAGAAGAAAGGCACAGAGAGCCTCTGAAATCTGAGCAGGGCTCCCCAGATATTAGACGTTCCCACGCGCCTATGGGGGCCCCCCTGCTTCTCACCTGATGCCTTTGGCCCGGAGGACCAGGCGCGTCCTGTGCGCGTGGGGGCAGAACCTCATGCTGTAGAGGCGGATCAGGCCCTCTGGGACAGGACCTGGTGGGGCGCTCCCTGCAGGCGGAGGGGGATACAGGGAGGCGGATTagcccagaggggagaggggctcaCTCGCCTCCCCAGGACCCCAAGAGGGTCGCGGGTGCTCCGCCTCCCGTGTCCCACAGAAGACACCTTTTTTTTTGCACGTGGCTTTTGTGCGGAGGAACCCTGTCCCTGCTCGCCACGCTGGTCTGGAGGTCAAGGCTGGCAGCCGCCTCACCAGAGCCAACATCCAGCCACGGGGCGACCCCAGCCCGCGGACAGCTGTCAAGAGGACTCACCTTCCCCCAAGGTCCTGGTCGCATCGTCGTCCCTCACGCTCTCCTGGCGTCTGCTTAGCGACCCACACTCACAGTCGTGGCCATGTGGCTTGCTGCCGCCACTGCAGGCTCCAAGGACAGCAGCGCTCCTCTGGATCTCCCCTCTTGCCCGAAATTCAGCTTCGCAGCAACAGGGCAGTGGCGAGGTACAGGGGGAGTGATCCAGGATGGCAGCTAGGATTATTCAACCTGCAGACATAGCCCCAGATTCAGAAGCCGTAGTAGGAGTGGGGtaagaacaaaaagcaaaaaaacaaaacaacaaaaaacaaacgaaaaacaCCTGAAGAGTACCCCTTGCTTTGAACTCACAACATCCTGTGCGGTCTCTTCTCTGCATCAAGAATCCGTGAAGAATGGACATTTAAACTCCACTTATTTCAAAGGAGTTTAATAAAAAATTGACCAGGGTAACGCTAACGTTTTCTTTCCCATTCTAAACCCTCCCTCTTGTGTATCTAAGACAATTGGCCATACCCTGTGTCTaatgagtatttattttaaaataaggccAAACCTTTTCATGATCTAGCAGATAAGAAGAAACACGTGTTAGTGTTAAGATCTTGCACGACCCTAAGAGCGTCTCCTTAAATTTTGTGTTCTCATTGCCCCACCCTAGTTCTGGCCACATTTATGAGATTTTACTCAAACTATGAAAAACTGGTGATGAACAGAAACGAGATACCTAGAGGCAGAGACACATTTGTGAGCTCTTTCCAACTCTCAGTATAAATTTCAGAGAAGACCCTTTTTAATTCCCAAGGACACACTGCGAACAGCCAGCAATACAGGGGCCACTTGGATAGCACGCCCATCTACATGAGATAAAGGAGGTAGCTCTCTTTTGCTCTGACCTTAAGAAGCTGAGATCCTAAAATTTAGCAGGTGGAAGTACAATTCTTTTAATTGTTACAGGATAGAGCTGAAATGGGAATTGCTTGTAAATGCATTTTATGGGGTTGACaggtaaagaaggaaagaaaagtattATGTTTcactcacagtgactaaatgatTTCCATGGGTTGGCTACCTTATTTGATTCCCACAACCACTCagtcagctattattattattgctattttacaAGTTAGAAAATAAtctcagaaaaataggaaatgccctggtggtccagtggttaggactcggtgctgccactgccaggggcccaggttctaaccctggtcagggaagtaggatcccacaagctgcgcagtgtggccaaaaaaaagaaaaagaaaaagaaaattatttgccCAAAGTGACCAGTGAGTAGGGTTGAAGAACTTTAAAAGTCCGAAGTCTGGCTCAGTGACTTGGCCTCTAAAGCTGGCAGCAGTGTGGAGAGGAAAGGACATAAATCCAACAAAAGATATAGTGCATAATAgctgctcaacaaatgttagctgaATCTAAATATCTTTTATTAAAGTACCAGAACCTAATTATGTAGCTTATGAACAGGCACCTTTTGGTCTTTGGAATTCCAACCTATCCAGATATTCTTGGCTAACAGTGTTTACGTTTTTTTCTGCTGAATAAGAATCTTTGAAAATCTTCAGAATAGTCACTCGACTACATTCTTTGCTAAGTTACTCAGAGTGATTTTATGTAAGATATGGTAAGTTGTCACTTTCTAAGAACTGGGGAATGGCAAAATGTATGAATAAATGTCCTCTGGAAAGAAAATGCATAtatgccaccaagaagcctggcACTGGAAAAGACAAATTGGTTCTTGACTTGCCATGCTGGCAGTTTTGCATCTGGAAGACAGAGGAAGTAATAAGATAACTACTCTTCTGGAGCTAATTTTGATCAAAAAGTACAAAGTGGAGGATAAAATAGGAACAATCAACATAACCATGTCATGTGAGAGCTTCTGGTAGACAAGGAGCTGACTCCTGATCAGACAAATATAACACTCACATAGAGAAAGTATATTTCAAATAGTTGAgaggaaatataaacagattcTAAAAGGAAAGGCCGTATGAGGAATGTGAAATTCTCAAAAATCAAAATAACTTATACTAACACGGATTTGGTGCTTtatgtgtattaactcatttaatccttaaaagagTCCTATAAGGGTTGTATTCTTGCCTCAGTAAACTGAGGCTAGCAAGGTTAGGTCACTTGTCAAAAGTCTCACATCTAGTAAGAGGTGCAAAGGGTACTATGAAGCCTGGAAATTTGACTCCAGGGGCAGCACTCTAAGCAGGATCTTAATCTATACGAGAGATgggaaaactttttctgtaaaggccaagccggtaaatattttaggcttctcAAGCCATCTTGTCTCAACTACTCAACTCTATCCTTGTAGGGTGAAAACAGCCgtagataatatataaataaatgggtgtggctgtgttccaataaaacattaCTTATGAACGTTGAATTTGaacttcatatatattttaataggctttgttttttagagaagttctaggttcacagcaaaatttagCCGAATATATAGAGGTTTCCCACTAACCTCCGACCCCCACACGTGCACAGCCTCCCGGAGCATCCTGCATCAGGGTGGGAGGGACATTTC from Mesoplodon densirostris isolate mMesDen1 chromosome 1, mMesDen1 primary haplotype, whole genome shotgun sequence includes:
- the GSTO2 gene encoding glutathione S-transferase omega-2, which gives rise to MRFCPHAHRTRLVLRAKGIRHEVININLRNKPEWFFTKHPFGQIPVLENSKCQLIYDSAIACEYLDDAYPGRKLYPCDPYERARQKMLLELFYKVPHLTKMCLIASRRGRERVDLKVALRQEFCNLEEILGYQNTIFFAGDCISMIDYLFWPWFERLDVYGVADCVNHTPALQLWIAAMKQDPTVRALLIDKNIFLGFLDLYFQNNPDAFDYGLSC